The following are from one region of the Microbacterium paraoxydans genome:
- a CDS encoding metal-dependent transcriptional regulator — protein sequence MTDLIDTTEMYLRTILELEEENIVPLRARISERLGHSGPTVSQTVGRMERDGLVVVSEDRTLELTDAGRRKAVDVMRKHRLAERLLSDVIGLDWAFVHEEACRWEHVMSEQVERRLVELLGHPTESPYGNPIPGLDQLGDLPARTFDEGVIGLVQRLNAAGEPVEGTVRRLAEPAQVDPELLEQLRDAGVVPGARGDFRFNEGYVLIQMDGKEEGLELPVELASHIFLVGEPA from the coding sequence ATGACGGATCTGATCGACACCACGGAGATGTATCTCCGCACCATCCTCGAGCTCGAGGAGGAGAACATCGTGCCGCTGCGGGCGCGCATCTCGGAGCGCCTCGGCCACTCCGGTCCCACCGTCTCGCAGACCGTCGGACGCATGGAACGGGACGGCCTCGTCGTGGTGTCCGAAGACCGCACGCTCGAGCTCACCGACGCCGGACGTCGCAAGGCCGTCGACGTCATGCGCAAGCATCGCCTCGCCGAGCGCCTGCTGTCCGACGTGATCGGGCTGGACTGGGCGTTCGTCCACGAGGAGGCCTGTCGCTGGGAGCACGTCATGAGCGAGCAGGTCGAGCGCCGTCTCGTCGAGCTGCTCGGTCACCCCACCGAGTCGCCGTACGGCAACCCGATCCCGGGCCTCGACCAGCTCGGCGACCTTCCCGCCCGCACCTTCGACGAGGGTGTCATCGGCCTCGTGCAGCGGCTGAATGCCGCGGGCGAGCCGGTCGAGGGGACCGTCCGCCGTCTCGCCGAGCCGGCCCAGGTCGACCCCGAACTGCTGGAGCAGCTGCGTGACGCGGGCGTCGTCCCGGGTGCGCGCGGAGACTTCCGCTTCAACGAGGGCTACGTGCTCATCCAGATGGACGGCAAGGAGGAGGGCCTGGAGCTTCCGGTGGAGCTGGCCTCGCACATCTTCCTCGTCGGCGAACCGGCCTGA
- the serC gene encoding phosphoserine transaminase has protein sequence MAIEIPRDLLPTDGRFGCGPSKVRGAQLEALVTTGASILGTSHRQAPVKNLVGSVREQLAALFRLPEGYEIILGNGGSTAFWDAAAFGLIERRSQNLVFGEFGGKFAKAAAAPWLEAPDVRSAEPGSRSAAELVEGVDVYAWPHNETSTGVAAPIERVHAEGALTVIDATSAAGGIDLDMAQADVYYFAPQKNLGSDGGLWFAAVSPAAIDRIERIAASGRYIPEFLSLKHAVDNSRLNQTLNTPALTTLLLLDDQLRWILDNGGLSWAAARTAESSSVLYDWAEASAVATPFVSDPAHRSPVVATIDFDESVDAAAIAKTLRANGIVDTEPYRKLGRNQLRVATFVSIEPDDVRQLIRAIDFVQENMGG, from the coding sequence ATGGCGATCGAGATTCCCCGTGACCTCCTGCCCACCGACGGCCGCTTCGGCTGCGGACCCTCGAAGGTGCGCGGCGCGCAGCTCGAGGCGCTCGTCACGACGGGAGCCTCGATCCTGGGCACATCGCATCGCCAAGCGCCCGTGAAGAACCTCGTCGGCAGCGTCCGCGAGCAGCTGGCCGCTCTCTTCCGCCTCCCGGAGGGATACGAGATCATCCTCGGCAACGGCGGCTCGACGGCGTTCTGGGACGCCGCGGCCTTCGGTCTCATCGAGCGTCGCAGCCAGAACCTCGTGTTCGGCGAGTTCGGAGGCAAGTTCGCCAAGGCCGCCGCCGCTCCCTGGCTGGAGGCTCCCGACGTCCGCTCCGCCGAGCCCGGGTCGCGCAGCGCCGCCGAGCTCGTCGAGGGTGTGGACGTGTACGCCTGGCCGCACAACGAGACCTCCACCGGCGTGGCCGCGCCGATCGAGCGCGTCCACGCGGAAGGAGCGCTCACCGTGATCGACGCGACGAGCGCCGCGGGCGGCATCGACCTCGACATGGCGCAGGCCGACGTCTACTACTTCGCCCCGCAGAAGAACCTCGGCTCCGACGGCGGACTCTGGTTCGCCGCGGTCTCCCCCGCCGCGATCGACCGCATCGAGCGGATCGCCGCCTCGGGGCGGTACATCCCGGAGTTCCTGAGCCTGAAGCATGCGGTGGACAACTCGCGGCTCAACCAGACGCTCAACACACCCGCTCTGACGACGCTGCTGCTCCTGGACGACCAGCTGCGGTGGATCCTCGACAACGGCGGGCTCTCGTGGGCTGCGGCACGGACGGCGGAGTCGTCGTCGGTGCTCTACGACTGGGCGGAGGCGTCCGCCGTGGCGACGCCCTTCGTCAGCGACCCGGCGCACCGCTCGCCCGTGGTGGCGACCATCGACTTCGACGAGAGCGTCGACGCCGCGGCGATCGCGAAAACGCTGCGCGCCAACGGCATCGTCGACACCGAGCCGTACCGCAAGCTCGGCCGCAACCAGCTGCGGGTAGCGACCTTCGTCTCGATCGAGCCGGACGACGTGCGTCAGCTCATCCGGGCCATCGACTTCGTGCAGGAGAACATGGGCGGCTGA